A window of the Desulfobacterales bacterium genome harbors these coding sequences:
- a CDS encoding type II toxin-antitoxin system RelB/DinJ family antitoxin gives MHKSSTIRARIEPGLKEKADHIFRKLGLTTTQAITLFYKQVELRNGLPFDVAIPSETTYRTFNDTDAGNRLVVCEDVEDMFNKLDI, from the coding sequence ATGCATAAATCATCCACAATACGCGCCCGCATTGAGCCCGGTCTAAAGGAAAAGGCGGATCACATCTTCCGCAAACTCGGACTGACCACGACTCAAGCGATCACCCTTTTTTATAAACAGGTAGAGCTCCGAAACGGCCTGCCTTTTGACGTTGCCATTCCCAGTGAAACGACCTATCGGACTTTCAACGATACGGATGCAGGCAATCGCCTTGTTGTCTGCGAGGATGTTGAAGATATGTTCAACAAGCTGGATA